In Microvenator marinus, one genomic interval encodes:
- the yidD gene encoding membrane protein insertion efficiency factor YidD — translation MRRFWPLMCVLLLSCAAPDLPGPRGAEEYSGQIPFGNSANPALLESRLEHQREGGQADESLLSSVASLWFAVYQHTWSRADGPTCRFKPTCSAFAREAIQKHGFKGIALAFARLQRNHSHPEFYGTSPDGRLKNPVEDYE, via the coding sequence TTGAGGCGATTTTGGCCCTTGATGTGTGTGCTCTTGTTGAGTTGTGCGGCGCCTGATTTACCGGGACCGCGTGGTGCTGAAGAGTATTCGGGCCAGATTCCATTTGGCAATTCGGCCAATCCGGCGTTGTTGGAAAGTCGCCTGGAGCACCAAAGAGAGGGAGGGCAAGCGGACGAGTCGTTGCTGAGTTCCGTGGCGAGTCTTTGGTTTGCAGTCTACCAGCACACGTGGAGTCGAGCTGACGGGCCCACCTGCCGTTTCAAGCCGACGTGTTCAGCGTTTGCGCGCGAAGCCATACAAAAACACGGCTTCAAGGGGATCGCGTTGGCCTTTGCGCGCCTTCAGCGCAACCATTCGCATCCTGAATTCTACGGGACCTCGCCGGACGGGCGCCTGAAGAATCCCGTCGAGGATTACGAGTAA
- a CDS encoding alpha/beta fold hydrolase — MLHASPKPDYPVVSRYPEGFPEGTHWYEVGPEGAPVLVLVHGYLAQAMAWRFVVAELSKHWRVLVLDLPGHGLDRSFKGIAPTIVSLSHWLETIVRELESRHGRVDVVAHSLGALMAGMADFNSGRYVLASPGMRLPRAPGAPEIISRLPPGLNRLVAHQVTLRLFEPLQWEHARMSRDERKTYMEPLKERDRIKFLIDLGADLLREPDRLKYLKPKTNLLFLWGEKDPMLPLKDAILLREAYDGAVLHVLEGAGHALMEDYPGPFLEHVLDHLLYTKLTTK, encoded by the coding sequence ATGCTGCACGCGAGCCCAAAGCCAGATTATCCGGTGGTCTCAAGGTATCCCGAAGGTTTTCCAGAGGGCACCCATTGGTACGAGGTCGGCCCAGAAGGCGCCCCGGTTTTGGTCCTAGTTCACGGCTATCTGGCTCAAGCGATGGCGTGGCGGTTTGTGGTGGCCGAGCTCAGCAAACACTGGCGAGTTTTGGTCTTGGACCTGCCGGGCCACGGGCTCGACCGGAGTTTCAAGGGGATAGCGCCGACCATTGTGTCACTCAGCCATTGGCTCGAGACGATCGTGCGAGAACTTGAGAGTCGGCACGGTCGCGTAGATGTGGTGGCGCACTCACTCGGGGCGCTAATGGCGGGGATGGCGGACTTCAACTCTGGGCGCTACGTCTTGGCGAGCCCTGGGATGAGGCTTCCAAGGGCCCCAGGTGCCCCCGAAATCATCTCGAGACTCCCACCCGGACTTAACCGGCTCGTGGCGCATCAAGTGACCCTGAGGCTTTTTGAGCCGCTGCAATGGGAACACGCACGCATGAGTCGAGACGAGCGAAAAACCTACATGGAGCCGCTCAAGGAACGCGACCGCATCAAGTTTTTGATCGACCTCGGGGCCGATTTACTGCGCGAGCCCGACCGCCTAAAGTACTTAAAGCCCAAGACTAATCTGCTCTTCCTCTGGGGAGAAAAGGACCCGATGTTGCCGCTCAAGGACGCGATATTGCTGCGGGAAGCGTATGACGGCGCCGTCCTGCATGTCCTTGAAGGTGCCGGACACGCGTTGATGGAAGACTATCCGGGCCCGTTCCTAGAGCATGTTCTCGATCACTTGTTGTATACGAAACTTACCACCAAATGA